The following coding sequences lie in one Liolophura sinensis isolate JHLJ2023 chromosome 4, CUHK_Ljap_v2, whole genome shotgun sequence genomic window:
- the LOC135464748 gene encoding vacuolar protein-sorting-associated protein 25-like, producing the protein MANITWPWQYDFPPFFTIQPNSDTRKKQLEAWCSLVLNYHKQRKVYSLDVNEAQDSPLFHNKKISRKLSSDGINIVLEELLKSGHLEWQDKSRKKCLIMWRTPEEWGSLIYKWASDNNMTGSVCTLFEITKGEDSSNQEFHGLEEWLLLRALKTLEVDRKAELMGNEGVKFF; encoded by the exons ATGGCGAACATAACTTGGCCATGGCAGTATGACTTCCCACCATTTTTCAC GATCCAGCCAAACAGCGACACAAGAAAGAAGCAGTTAGAAGCCTGGTGTTCTCTAGTTCTAAATTATCATAAGCAGCGTAAAGTCTACAGTCTGGACGTCAATGAAGCTCAAGACTCACCATTGTTCCACAATAAGAAAATCAGCA GGAAGTTGTCTTCTGACGGTATTAACATTGTGCTGGAGGAACTTCTCAAATCAG GTCATTTAGAATGGCAGGACAAAAGTCGGAAGAAGTGCTTAATCATGTGGAGGACTCCTGAGGAGTGGGGTAGCCTGATATACAAATGG GCCTCGGACAACAACATGACAGGCTCGGTATGTACTCTGTTTGAGATCACAAAGGGTGAAGACTCCTCAAATCAAG aattccaTGGTTTGGAGGAATGGTTATTGTTGCGAGCATTGAAGACGCTAGAGGTTGACAGGAAAGCTGAACTTATGGGTAATGAAGGGGTgaagtttttctga